One segment of Ancylothrix sp. D3o DNA contains the following:
- a CDS encoding succinate--CoA ligase subunit beta has translation MDLLEYQAKELFREMGIPVLPSQRIDHPSDLKGLRIPYPIALKSQVRTGGRGKAGGVKFVATTIDAVAAAQTIFNLPIMGEYPQVLLAESKYNADREFYLAVVLDRNARRPVLLGSVEGGIEAEASFHRIQQVVVDRQFSPFYARRLAVKMGLQGALIQSVSAVVEKMYHLFVDKDLDLVEINPLGISASGEVMALDGKISANDEALGRHPEIATLARMIAKQVKHEDVPALPFNQNFVQLDGNVAIICNGAGLTMATLDLVCFAGGDPACFLNIWPTYCESNNCVIYSDSSPELLRENVEQSLELVGNDKKVKVILVNIIGSPIACEAAVTAVESYVKRREVSLRGKTPLHIVMRLIGAGDEDLKQRLATLKLHFLEDLEQATKKAVDLARL, from the coding sequence ATGGATTTATTAGAATATCAAGCCAAAGAATTATTTAGAGAAATGGGCATTCCCGTTTTGCCTTCCCAAAGAATTGACCACCCCAGCGATCTTAAAGGGTTAAGAATTCCCTACCCCATTGCTTTGAAATCTCAAGTGCGTACCGGCGGACGGGGAAAGGCCGGTGGTGTTAAGTTTGTAGCAACTACCATCGATGCTGTTGCGGCTGCCCAAACTATTTTTAACTTGCCGATTATGGGAGAATATCCCCAAGTTTTACTGGCTGAATCAAAATATAATGCTGACCGCGAATTTTATTTAGCTGTGGTTTTAGATCGCAATGCCCGCCGGCCTGTTTTATTGGGTTCTGTAGAGGGTGGAATTGAGGCAGAAGCCAGTTTTCATCGCATCCAGCAAGTGGTGGTAGACCGGCAATTTTCGCCTTTTTATGCCCGCCGTTTAGCTGTGAAAATGGGACTGCAAGGTGCATTAATTCAATCGGTGAGTGCGGTGGTTGAAAAAATGTATCATTTGTTTGTAGATAAGGATTTAGATTTGGTAGAAATTAATCCTTTGGGAATTAGCGCCAGCGGTGAAGTTATGGCACTAGATGGCAAAATTAGCGCCAATGATGAAGCTTTGGGCCGGCATCCAGAAATTGCTACTTTGGCACGAATGATCGCTAAACAAGTTAAACATGAAGATGTGCCGGCTTTGCCTTTTAACCAAAATTTTGTTCAGCTTGATGGCAATGTGGCGATTATTTGCAATGGTGCCGGTTTGACAATGGCAACTCTGGATTTAGTTTGCTTTGCCGGTGGAGATCCGGCTTGTTTTTTAAATATTTGGCCGACTTATTGTGAAAGCAATAATTGTGTAATTTACAGTGATTCTAGCCCGGAATTATTACGCGAAAATGTCGAGCAAAGTTTGGAACTTGTCGGCAATGATAAAAAAGTTAAAGTGATTTTGGTGAATATTATCGGCAGCCCTATTGCCTGCGAAGCCGCCGTGACCGCTGTTGAAAGTTATGTGAAGCGGAGAGAAGTGAGTCTGCGCGGCAAAACTCCTTTGCATATTGTTATGCGCTTGATTGGAGCCGGAGATGAAGATTTAAAGCAACGATTAGCTACACTAAAATTGCATTTTTTGGAAGATTTAGAACAGGCAACAAAAAAAGCAGTTGACCTCGCAAGGCTTTAA
- a CDS encoding FAD-binding oxidoreductase: protein MTKTQQFLAQLPGDVYSGLQRVDSLWKNIKENTSPDVPVVIKTSNQVLGNVDWDVVICGGTLGVFIGAALAVRGWRVALIERGILRGREQEWNVSRQELEVFLELDLLTQSELNEAIATEYNPARVRFFEGKEVWIRDVLNIGVDPVFLLEKLKKKFLDCGGYLLEDTAFKEAVLYPDGVVVEAGKQELKGRLLMDAMGHFSPIIKQARQGEKPDGICLVVGSCAKGFAQNETGDLLVSFTPILHQCQYFWEAFPARDGRTTYLFTYLDAEADRFSLEFLFEEYLRLLPQYQNVEIEHLNLVRALFGFFPSYRQSPVQMPWDRVIAVGDSSGCQSPLSFGGFGAMLRHLQRLTVGVEEALKADILSQNALALLQPYQPSLSVTWLFQKAMTVGLNQKAEPQQINRLLSAVFAEMEKLGEPVLKPFLQDVVQFSGLSQTLLKTALNHPKLIANLVPQLGIMPLVEWMGHYVNLGVYTGLFSVGNGLELGLKSLPAGWDYYMQRRLDGWKFGSGSDHHG from the coding sequence ATGACCAAAACTCAACAATTTTTAGCTCAACTTCCGGGGGATGTTTATAGCGGTTTGCAACGAGTAGATAGCCTGTGGAAAAACATCAAAGAAAATACGTCCCCTGATGTGCCGGTGGTTATAAAAACAAGCAATCAAGTTTTGGGAAATGTTGATTGGGATGTGGTGATTTGTGGGGGAACTCTGGGAGTTTTTATTGGGGCTGCTTTGGCTGTTCGTGGTTGGCGGGTGGCGTTAATTGAACGCGGAATTTTGCGAGGGAGGGAACAGGAATGGAATGTTTCTCGGCAGGAATTAGAGGTTTTTTTGGAGTTAGATTTATTAACCCAAAGCGAGTTAAATGAAGCTATTGCTACCGAATATAATCCGGCGCGGGTGAGATTTTTTGAGGGTAAGGAAGTTTGGATCAGGGATGTTTTAAATATAGGTGTTGATCCTGTTTTTTTGCTAGAAAAATTAAAGAAAAAATTTTTAGATTGCGGTGGATATTTGTTAGAAGATACGGCATTTAAAGAAGCTGTGCTATATCCTGATGGGGTGGTGGTGGAGGCGGGCAAGCAAGAGTTGAAAGGCCGGTTGTTAATGGATGCAATGGGGCATTTTTCGCCGATTATTAAACAAGCCCGCCAAGGAGAAAAACCCGATGGTATTTGTTTGGTGGTGGGGAGTTGTGCGAAAGGGTTTGCACAAAATGAAACGGGGGATTTGTTGGTTTCTTTTACTCCAATTTTGCACCAATGTCAATATTTTTGGGAAGCTTTTCCGGCACGCGATGGCAGAACGACTTATTTATTTACTTATTTGGATGCTGAGGCAGATAGGTTTAGTTTGGAGTTTTTGTTTGAGGAATATTTGCGATTATTGCCTCAATATCAAAATGTGGAAATTGAGCATTTAAACTTGGTGCGGGCGTTGTTTGGTTTTTTTCCTTCTTATCGTCAAAGCCCTGTCCAAATGCCTTGGGATCGGGTGATAGCGGTGGGGGATAGTAGTGGGTGTCAGTCGCCTTTGAGTTTTGGGGGTTTTGGGGCAATGTTGCGCCATTTGCAGCGGTTAACGGTGGGGGTTGAGGAGGCGTTAAAAGCGGATATTTTGAGCCAGAATGCGTTGGCTTTGTTGCAACCTTATCAGCCAAGTTTGTCGGTGACTTGGTTGTTTCAAAAGGCGATGACTGTGGGATTGAATCAAAAGGCAGAACCTCAACAAATTAATCGTTTGTTGTCGGCGGTGTTTGCAGAAATGGAAAAGTTGGGTGAGCCGGTTTTGAAGCCGTTTTTGCAGGATGTGGTGCAGTTTTCGGGATTGAGTCAAACGTTGTTAAAAACTGCTTTGAATCATCCGAAATTAATTGCAAATTTAGTTCCGCAGTTGGGGATAATGCCGTTGGTGGAGTGGATGGGGCATTATGTGAATTTGGGGGTTTATACCGGCTTGTTTTCGGTGGGGAATGGCTTGGAATTGGGTTTAAAAAGTTTGCCGGCGGGATGGGATTATTATATGCAGCGCCGGTTGGATGGCTGGAAGTTTGGATCAGGAAGCGATCATCATGGCTAG
- a CDS encoding metal ABC transporter solute-binding protein, Zn/Mn family encodes MRYLNLRNLLPAFLLLLACSEQPQPPASKLQSPVSEKPQLKIVATFLPMYWFTKAVAGEKAEVEVLLPPGTDLHEYQATPANVQAISKADILVKNGMGLEEFLETTVKNAQNTKLKEIEASSGISILEEVSPVEKPVKSGGEKEHDHSHSDGNPHVWLDPVLAKQQVEVIRDNLMEVDPENKGTYQANAAAYIQQLEQLDAEFKQQLAKYPNCTFITFHDAFPYLAKRYNLRQVAVVEIPESSLSPADVQRTIEAVKQYNVKALFGESGVDNKLLSSLSKDLNLELRPLDSLETGPLEPQHYFSAMRTNLETIKSACK; translated from the coding sequence GTGAGATATCTCAACCTGCGGAATTTGTTACCGGCTTTTTTGTTGCTTTTGGCGTGCAGTGAGCAGCCTCAACCGCCTGCATCTAAATTGCAAAGTCCGGTATCTGAAAAACCTCAACTTAAAATAGTGGCGACATTTTTGCCGATGTATTGGTTTACGAAGGCGGTGGCGGGGGAAAAAGCAGAGGTAGAAGTTTTACTACCTCCGGGGACAGATTTACACGAATATCAAGCAACACCGGCGAATGTTCAAGCGATATCGAAAGCGGATATTTTGGTAAAAAATGGTATGGGTTTAGAGGAGTTTTTGGAAACGACGGTTAAGAATGCTCAAAATACAAAGTTAAAGGAAATTGAAGCGAGTTCGGGTATTTCAATATTAGAAGAAGTTTCGCCGGTAGAGAAGCCGGTTAAAAGTGGCGGTGAAAAAGAACATGATCACTCGCACAGTGATGGTAATCCTCATGTTTGGCTTGATCCAGTTTTGGCAAAACAGCAAGTGGAGGTGATTCGGGATAATTTGATGGAAGTTGATCCAGAAAATAAGGGAACCTATCAAGCAAACGCCGCTGCTTATATTCAGCAGCTTGAACAGTTGGATGCTGAATTTAAGCAACAATTAGCAAAGTATCCGAACTGTACTTTTATTACTTTCCATGACGCTTTTCCGTATTTGGCGAAGCGTTATAACCTCCGACAAGTGGCTGTGGTGGAAATTCCCGAATCAAGTTTGTCACCGGCAGATGTGCAGAGAACAATTGAAGCGGTTAAGCAATATAATGTTAAGGCTTTGTTTGGTGAGTCTGGGGTTGATAATAAGTTGTTGTCGAGTCTGTCAAAAGATTTGAATTTAGAGTTGCGTCCGCTGGATTCTTTGGAAACCGGCCCGCTGGAACCTCAGCATTATTTTTCGGCTATGCGAACAAATTTAGAAACTATTAAATCGGCGTGTAAGTAA
- a CDS encoding metal ABC transporter ATP-binding protein encodes MSNYNLSESWQLAALNVPVLKVSDLTVYQGNYAALNNVSFELQRGTDTAVVGPNGAGKSTLVRAILGLIKRSSGNIEIFGRSLERLGNLAHQIGYVPQNFVFDRSFPLSVAELVALGWVKEEKRETGDGNTKKAGKFSLRFKELWQKNPEKEMAVKIALQRVDAYHLRHQAIGTLSGGQLKRVLLAYCLVMRRQLLVLDEAFAGVDAQGEAEFYSLLNELKSEQNWTVLQVSHDLDMVSRHCDRVICLNQSIVCTGTPEIALSTQNLLATYGPAFSRYYHKH; translated from the coding sequence GTGAGTAATTATAATTTGTCTGAAAGTTGGCAACTTGCTGCTTTAAATGTGCCCGTTTTGAAGGTCAGCGATTTAACGGTTTATCAAGGTAACTATGCAGCGCTTAATAATGTTTCCTTTGAATTACAACGGGGAACGGATACTGCTGTAGTCGGCCCAAATGGGGCGGGCAAGAGTACGCTGGTGCGGGCGATTCTGGGCTTAATTAAACGGAGTTCTGGAAATATAGAAATTTTTGGCCGGTCTTTAGAAAGGTTGGGAAATTTAGCACATCAAATTGGCTATGTGCCACAGAATTTTGTATTTGATCGCAGTTTTCCGCTTTCGGTAGCGGAGTTGGTAGCTTTGGGATGGGTGAAGGAAGAGAAAAGGGAAACTGGGGATGGGAATACAAAGAAGGCTGGGAAATTTTCTTTAAGATTTAAGGAACTTTGGCAAAAAAATCCTGAAAAAGAAATGGCTGTAAAAATTGCTTTGCAGCGAGTAGATGCTTATCATTTGAGGCATCAAGCAATTGGGACTTTAAGTGGCGGACAATTGAAAAGAGTTTTGCTGGCTTATTGTTTGGTGATGCGGCGGCAGTTGTTGGTATTAGATGAAGCTTTTGCGGGGGTTGATGCTCAAGGGGAGGCTGAATTTTATTCGTTGTTAAATGAGCTAAAAAGTGAGCAAAATTGGACAGTGTTGCAAGTTTCCCATGATTTAGATATGGTAAGCCGGCATTGTGACCGCGTTATTTGCCTAAATCAAAGTATTGTTTGCACCGGCACGCCAGAAATTGCTCTTTCTACGCAGAATCTTTTGGCGACTTATGGGCCGGCTTTTAGTCGGTATTACCACAAACATTAA
- a CDS encoding metal ABC transporter permease, producing the protein MLFFSSFFGLAQSNDFLTLLQYPFMQRALAGGVLMGMLGGLLGCFVTLRQLSFFSHTVGHAALVGIAIGLLLGIDPTWTLLPFTLAFGVLVLYLIEQTDLNNDSVFSIAVSAALAAGVILTSFIKGYQGNLMGVLFGDILGIGNTDLLLILGLLVSSSVFLLSTLRQQVLITLNVGVAKVQGIAVKLHQYLFVMLLSLAVAVAIKAVGVLLVNAFLVIPAATAKLVTHQFARFLGISVFLGALSSIGGMVVSGSFNLASGPSIVVVQFLVFLLILVGRKLLVRG; encoded by the coding sequence ATGCTATTTTTTTCTTCGTTTTTTGGTTTGGCTCAAAGCAATGATTTTTTAACTTTGCTGCAATATCCCTTCATGCAGAGAGCGCTTGCCGGTGGGGTTTTGATGGGAATGTTGGGGGGATTATTGGGATGTTTTGTGACTTTGAGACAGTTATCTTTTTTTAGTCATACTGTCGGTCATGCGGCGTTGGTGGGAATTGCAATAGGGTTATTGTTAGGGATAGATCCGACTTGGACTTTGTTACCTTTTACGCTGGCTTTTGGGGTTTTGGTTTTATATTTAATTGAGCAAACTGATTTAAATAATGATAGCGTTTTTAGTATTGCTGTTTCGGCGGCTTTGGCTGCTGGTGTGATTTTGACGAGTTTTATTAAAGGCTATCAAGGTAATTTGATGGGGGTTTTGTTTGGGGATATTTTAGGGATTGGGAATACAGATTTGTTGTTGATTTTGGGGTTGTTGGTTAGTAGTAGTGTGTTTTTGCTTTCGACGTTGCGGCAGCAAGTTTTGATTACGTTAAATGTTGGGGTGGCAAAGGTTCAAGGAATTGCGGTGAAGCTGCATCAATATTTGTTTGTGATGTTGCTTTCTTTGGCGGTGGCGGTGGCTATTAAGGCGGTGGGTGTGTTGTTGGTTAATGCTTTTTTGGTGATTCCGGCGGCGACAGCTAAATTGGTGACGCATCAATTTGCGAGATTTTTGGGAATTTCTGTGTTTTTGGGGGCTTTGAGTAGTATTGGCGGGATGGTGGTTTCGGGTTCGTTTAATTTGGCGTCTGGCCCTAGTATTGTGGTGGTGCAGTTTTTGGTGTTTTTGCTGATTTTGGTGGGGCGAAAGCTGCTGGTGCGTGGTTGA
- the nuoH gene encoding NADH-quinone oxidoreductase subunit NuoH, producing MNPGIDLQGSFIEALRNLGLPAGTAKVLWMPLPMLVLLVAATVGVLVTVWLERKISAAAQQRIGPEYAGPLGVLQAAADGLKLVFKEDVVAAKTDTILFTAGPIIVIIPVFVSYLIVPFGQNLILSDVGSAVFLWIALASLQPIGLLMSGYASNNKYSLLGGLRAAAQSISYEIPLALAVLAVVMMSNSLSTIDIVNQQAGYGILGWNIWRQPVGFIIFWIAALAECERLPFDLPEAEEELVAGYQTEYSGMKFALYYLASYVNLVLSALMVAVLYFGGWESPLPVGVVAGWLGVSESTPWLQVVNGTLGITMTLLKAYFFVFLAILLRWTVPRVRIDQLLDLGWKFLLPVGLVNLLLTAGLKLAFPFAFGG from the coding sequence ATGAACCCTGGAATAGACCTGCAAGGAAGTTTTATAGAAGCCCTGCGGAATTTGGGCCTGCCAGCCGGCACTGCAAAGGTGCTTTGGATGCCTTTGCCGATGCTGGTGTTGCTGGTGGCGGCTACCGTTGGGGTGCTAGTGACTGTTTGGCTTGAGCGAAAAATTTCGGCGGCGGCTCAACAGCGAATCGGGCCAGAGTATGCCGGCCCGCTTGGTGTTTTGCAGGCGGCGGCTGATGGTTTGAAGTTGGTTTTTAAGGAAGATGTGGTGGCTGCGAAAACAGATACGATTCTGTTTACGGCTGGGCCAATCATTGTGATTATTCCGGTTTTTGTGTCGTATCTAATCGTGCCGTTTGGACAAAATCTCATCCTTAGTGATGTGGGTTCGGCGGTGTTTTTGTGGATTGCTTTGGCCAGCCTTCAGCCGATTGGTTTGTTGATGTCTGGTTACGCTTCTAATAATAAATACTCTCTGTTGGGAGGGTTGCGGGCAGCAGCACAATCAATTAGTTATGAAATTCCGCTGGCTCTGGCTGTTTTGGCTGTGGTAATGATGTCGAATAGTCTCAGCACTATTGATATTGTTAACCAACAAGCCGGTTATGGAATTTTGGGCTGGAATATCTGGCGGCAACCGGTGGGTTTTATTATTTTCTGGATTGCTGCTTTGGCGGAATGCGAACGTTTACCTTTTGACTTGCCGGAAGCTGAGGAAGAGTTGGTGGCCGGTTATCAAACTGAATACTCTGGTATGAAGTTTGCGCTCTATTATCTGGCTTCTTATGTAAACCTTGTGCTGTCGGCTTTGATGGTTGCGGTTTTGTATTTCGGCGGTTGGGAGTCTCCGCTTCCGGTTGGCGTGGTTGCCGGTTGGTTGGGCGTGAGTGAGTCTACTCCTTGGTTGCAAGTTGTGAATGGGACTTTGGGCATTACGATGACTTTGCTCAAGGCTTATTTCTTTGTGTTTTTGGCGATTTTGTTGCGCTGGACTGTTCCCCGCGTTCGTATTGACCAATTGCTGGATCTAGGCTGGAAGTTTTTGTTGCCGGTTGGGTTAGTTAATTTGTTACTAACTGCCGGTCTGAAACTGGCTTTTCCGTTTGCTTTTGGTGGCTAA
- the ndhI gene encoding NAD(P)H-quinone oxidoreductase subunit I → MLKFLNQVGDYTKEAFQAAKYIGQGLSVTFDHMRRRPVTVQYPYEKVIPSERFRGRIHFEFDKCISCEVCVRVCPINLPVVDWEFNKETKKKQLKHYSIDFGVCIFCGNCVEYCPTNCLSMTEEYELAVYDRHELNFDNVALGRLPYKVTNDPMVTPIREFAYLPKGEIDGHDLPAGSQRAGLRPEQIMEQTKK, encoded by the coding sequence ATGTTAAAGTTTCTCAATCAAGTGGGCGATTACACAAAAGAAGCGTTTCAAGCTGCTAAATATATTGGTCAAGGTTTATCTGTGACTTTTGACCATATGCGCCGGCGCCCGGTGACGGTGCAATATCCTTACGAAAAGGTGATTCCTTCTGAACGTTTCCGGGGTCGGATTCATTTTGAGTTTGATAAGTGTATTTCTTGTGAGGTTTGTGTTCGGGTTTGTCCGATCAATTTGCCGGTGGTTGATTGGGAGTTTAATAAGGAAACGAAGAAGAAGCAGCTTAAGCACTATAGTATCGATTTCGGGGTGTGTATTTTCTGCGGAAATTGTGTGGAATACTGCCCGACTAATTGTTTGTCAATGACGGAAGAGTACGAGTTAGCTGTTTATGACCGGCATGAGTTGAATTTTGATAACGTTGCTTTGGGTCGTTTGCCTTATAAGGTAACAAATGACCCGATGGTGACTCCGATTCGTGAGTTTGCTTATTTGCCGAAGGGCGAAATTGATGGTCACGATTTGCCTGCGGGTTCCCAGCGTGCCGGTTTGCGCCCTGAGCAAATTATGGAACAAACCAAAAAGTAA
- a CDS encoding NADH-quinone oxidoreductase subunit J, producing MNLAEGVQVVSFGLLALMMIGAALGVVLLSNIVYSAFLLAAVFISIAGMYLLLNADFVAAAQLLVYVGAVNVLILFAIMLVNKREDFVPMTNAWIRRGATALVCVGLFALLGTMVLSTPWAVSAAVPAGDESIVKLGEHFFSDFLLPFEMASVLLLMAMVGAIILARREYLPEEISSQLPQPPVLTLPERPRDLVASQVDRPQFPSGNSK from the coding sequence GTGAATTTAGCGGAAGGCGTTCAAGTTGTTTCTTTTGGGTTGCTGGCATTGATGATGATTGGGGCGGCGCTTGGTGTGGTGCTGCTTTCTAATATTGTTTATTCGGCGTTTTTGCTGGCGGCTGTTTTTATCAGTATTGCAGGGATGTATTTGCTGCTAAATGCTGATTTTGTGGCGGCGGCGCAGTTGCTTGTTTATGTGGGCGCTGTTAACGTTTTGATTTTGTTTGCAATTATGCTCGTCAATAAGCGCGAGGATTTTGTGCCGATGACTAATGCTTGGATTCGCAGAGGTGCGACGGCGTTGGTTTGTGTTGGTTTGTTTGCGCTTTTGGGGACGATGGTTTTGTCTACTCCTTGGGCTGTTTCGGCGGCTGTACCGGCCGGTGATGAGTCGATTGTTAAGCTGGGCGAACATTTCTTTAGCGACTTTTTGTTGCCGTTTGAGATGGCTTCTGTGCTGTTGCTGATGGCAATGGTGGGGGCGATTATTTTGGCGCGTCGGGAATATCTGCCGGAAGAAATTTCTTCTCAGTTACCTCAGCCGCCGGTTTTGACTCTGCCAGAACGTCCGCGCGATTTGGTTGCTTCTCAGGTAGATCGTCCTCAATTTCCTTCGGGGAATTCCAAATAA
- the nuoK gene encoding NADH-quinone oxidoreductase subunit NuoK, whose amino-acid sequence MQVQYFLLLAAALFCIGIFGLITSRNAVRVLMSIELLLNAVNLNLMAFSNYIDPQNIKGQVFTVFVITVAAAEAAVGLAIVLAIYRNRDTVDMEQFNLLKW is encoded by the coding sequence TTGCAAGTTCAGTATTTTTTGTTGTTGGCGGCGGCTTTGTTTTGTATTGGCATTTTTGGCTTGATTACTAGCCGTAATGCTGTGCGGGTTTTGATGTCTATTGAGTTGCTTTTGAATGCGGTTAATCTCAATTTGATGGCGTTTTCTAATTATATTGATCCTCAAAATATTAAGGGTCAGGTTTTTACGGTTTTTGTGATTACTGTGGCTGCTGCTGAGGCGGCGGTTGGTTTGGCTATTGTTTTGGCGATTTATCGCAACCGGGATACTGTTGATATGGAGCAGTTTAATTTGCTGAAGTGGTAA
- a CDS encoding NAD(+) kinase, with product MLLKQVIIAYKAGDAVSRRRAEQCGRELEERGCKVLMGPSGPNDNPYPVFLASASSPIDLAIVLGGDGTALAAARQVAADGIPILAVNVGGHLGFLTEPSELFQDSVGVWDRLLEDRYAIQRRMMLQATIFDGGRENLEPASDRFLALNEMCVKPAAVDRMPTAILEMEVDGEVVDQYQGDGLIVATPTGSTCYTASANGPIIHDAMEAIAVTPICPLSLSSRPVVLPPGSVVSIWPLASRGSDMKLWMDGVLATSIWSGQRVDVRMAECQAKFIILRGDYSYYQTLREKLQWAGARIRYDNNHRN from the coding sequence GTGCTGTTAAAGCAGGTGATTATTGCTTATAAGGCGGGGGATGCTGTGAGCCGGCGCAGGGCTGAGCAGTGTGGGCGTGAGTTGGAAGAGCGGGGCTGTAAGGTTTTGATGGGGCCTTCTGGGCCTAATGATAATCCTTATCCGGTTTTTTTGGCTTCTGCTAGTTCTCCGATTGATTTGGCGATTGTTTTGGGTGGGGATGGTACGGCTTTGGCGGCGGCTCGTCAGGTGGCGGCTGATGGAATTCCAATTTTGGCGGTGAATGTGGGGGGGCATTTGGGGTTTTTGACGGAGCCTTCTGAGTTGTTCCAAGATTCTGTTGGGGTTTGGGATCGTTTGTTGGAGGATCGTTATGCAATTCAACGGCGGATGATGTTGCAGGCGACGATTTTTGATGGCGGTCGTGAGAATTTAGAACCGGCTTCTGATCGGTTTTTGGCTTTAAATGAAATGTGTGTGAAACCGGCTGCTGTTGATCGTATGCCGACGGCTATTTTGGAGATGGAAGTTGATGGGGAGGTGGTTGATCAATATCAAGGTGATGGGTTGATTGTGGCTACTCCAACGGGCTCAACTTGTTATACTGCTTCTGCGAATGGCCCGATTATTCACGATGCAATGGAGGCTATTGCTGTTACTCCTATTTGTCCTTTGAGTTTGTCGTCGCGTCCTGTGGTTTTGCCTCCTGGTTCTGTGGTGAGCATTTGGCCTTTGGCAAGTCGCGGTTCGGATATGAAGTTGTGGATGGATGGGGTTTTGGCTACTTCTATTTGGTCTGGTCAACGAGTTGATGTACGGATGGCTGAGTGTCAGGCAAAGTTTATTATTTTGCGGGGCGATTATTCTTATTATCAAACTTTGCGAGAAAAGTTACAGTGGGCCGGTGCGCGCATTCGTTATGATAATAATCATCGCAATTAA
- a CDS encoding N-acetylmuramoyl-L-alanine amidase: MGQTIKKIYLHWTATPYNWVEAGHYHTVVLGNGKVRRLTAYDQFLPEHTACRNQDSVGMAISCMGGDGWEDYPPTEIQIENLCKEVAQLAFKLGWKPDQVTITRILTHAEAAANRDFSIERAKKVSGWRLPTSTPQADQYMDRARALGLPHENYGPSSWFDGWPGGFVERWDLWQLKPNERKGEGGFILRDKIKKYLTKMTTPEIVIKPATPTPSNECKIYLDSKLIATGYVLSDNRCYVQLTKLTEALKISLRVNKDPVYINLLSEKFTPKYLADSPVLMGYRSVDIYINRPEDEEGEAINDQKFPARPFMQGILIDNSTHVLLADFCNELKITWAFQSSDRSIRITTTPPTPAANTKLK, encoded by the coding sequence ATGGGTCAAACCATCAAAAAAATCTACCTTCACTGGACAGCTACCCCCTATAACTGGGTAGAAGCCGGTCACTATCACACCGTTGTATTAGGAAACGGTAAAGTAAGACGCCTCACAGCCTACGACCAATTTCTGCCAGAACACACCGCCTGCCGAAATCAAGACTCCGTTGGCATGGCAATTTCCTGCATGGGAGGCGACGGTTGGGAAGACTATCCCCCCACAGAAATTCAAATTGAAAACCTTTGCAAAGAAGTCGCTCAACTCGCATTTAAACTTGGTTGGAAACCCGATCAAGTGACCATCACGCGCATATTAACCCACGCAGAAGCAGCCGCAAATCGAGACTTTTCCATCGAAAGAGCTAAAAAAGTTTCTGGTTGGAGACTCCCCACCTCCACACCCCAAGCAGATCAGTACATGGACAGAGCTCGCGCATTAGGATTACCCCACGAAAATTACGGCCCTTCCTCCTGGTTTGATGGATGGCCGGGGGGATTTGTTGAACGCTGGGATTTATGGCAACTTAAACCCAACGAACGCAAAGGAGAAGGCGGTTTTATCCTCCGCGATAAAATCAAAAAATACCTCACAAAAATGACCACCCCCGAAATCGTCATTAAACCGGCAACTCCCACCCCCTCCAACGAATGTAAAATTTATCTTGATTCAAAATTAATCGCCACCGGCTACGTCTTATCAGACAACCGTTGCTACGTCCAACTAACCAAACTTACAGAAGCCTTAAAAATTTCCCTCAGAGTCAACAAAGACCCCGTTTATATCAACCTCTTGAGCGAAAAATTTACCCCCAAATATCTCGCTGATTCCCCCGTACTCATGGGTTACAGAAGCGTTGATATTTATATAAACCGGCCCGAAGACGAAGAAGGCGAAGCCATCAACGACCAAAAATTTCCTGCCCGTCCATTTATGCAAGGAATTCTTATCGACAACAGCACTCATGTTTTATTAGCAGACTTCTGCAATGAACTCAAAATTACCTGGGCGTTTCAAAGTTCCGACCGCTCAATTCGCATAACCACAACTCCACCCACCCCCGCAGCGAATACCAAATTAAAATAA